A stretch of Allostreptomyces psammosilenae DNA encodes these proteins:
- a CDS encoding WXG100 family type VII secretion target, producing the protein MSAGYHVDFDGMSRLVVNMSTCADDMGAAVRSLRDIGPRTTGHSSLDDACSDFQDRWSYGVDLLKELTTGMVGGLEQTVASYAELETRVGQLFPGLDGGGGGAGSGGATPGPVTNTPAPAPSSDFLNRLRGEDPPVTTMPAPAPEGGRPGIADVMRGEN; encoded by the coding sequence GTGTCGGCCGGTTACCACGTGGACTTCGACGGGATGTCGCGCCTGGTCGTCAACATGAGCACGTGCGCCGACGACATGGGCGCCGCGGTGCGTTCGCTACGGGACATCGGCCCACGAACGACCGGGCACTCCAGCCTGGACGACGCCTGCTCGGACTTCCAGGACCGCTGGTCCTACGGGGTCGACCTGCTGAAGGAACTGACCACGGGCATGGTCGGCGGCCTGGAGCAGACGGTGGCGAGCTACGCGGAACTGGAGACCCGGGTCGGGCAGCTCTTTCCCGGCCTGGACGGGGGCGGCGGAGGGGCCGGCTCCGGGGGTGCGACGCCGGGACCGGTGACGAACACGCCGGCGCCCGCGCCGAGCAGTGACTTCCTGAACCGGCTGCGCGGCGAGGACCCGCCGGTGACCACCATGCCCGCGCCCGCGCCCGAGGGCGGACGCCCGGGCATCGCCGACGTGATGCGGGGCGAGAACTGA
- a CDS encoding putative T7SS-secreted protein: MSETTSFPGLGFDPAPGLPSGISDMVEKVADARDVLEQTSTTLRSIADASGFWQGAAADSFSGQLGELPEVLDDARTSMEAATRELENWQSALTGFQALARQYEAEAVEARSRLARAEANPDLNLAGQHFDTDAALADAQERLNRASAEVESARGELDSVLARARQLQGEHGDLAVRTAANIRAASENAPAEPGFFDRFMNLLGEAVEAARRGIDAVWNWIQANADLIYDIGDWIGIASGICDILTVILAPTGIGALAAASIGAGLNILALGLHGLGYAAGAEDRSLVDIGFDVVGFVPFGDLARVGRFAWESFSTATIPTNFLRGADALNAAERAADIAAQVGGSARAIENEVKQRWEIVTDNFSDRVRAAALRMGDRFVNNPLGGSGFALAPIVERIDPARVPGIAGAVQERVGTIFGRDVSVKFIDPGHWVSDAVRVGGGLGKIYNGFTSGFDGIAESFTDSIQGQIDQVGEMADWIGDRFTGEEGR; this comes from the coding sequence ATGTCGGAGACCACCAGCTTCCCGGGGCTGGGTTTCGATCCCGCCCCGGGGCTGCCGTCCGGGATATCGGACATGGTGGAGAAGGTGGCCGACGCGCGGGACGTGCTGGAACAGACCTCCACCACGCTGCGCTCCATCGCCGACGCCAGTGGCTTCTGGCAGGGCGCTGCCGCCGACTCCTTCTCCGGGCAACTGGGTGAGCTGCCCGAGGTGCTGGACGACGCCCGCACCTCCATGGAGGCGGCGACGCGCGAGCTGGAGAACTGGCAGTCGGCGCTCACCGGCTTCCAGGCGTTGGCCCGGCAGTACGAGGCGGAGGCGGTCGAGGCCCGGTCGCGATTGGCGCGAGCGGAGGCCAACCCGGACCTGAATCTAGCCGGTCAGCACTTCGACACCGACGCGGCGTTGGCGGACGCGCAGGAACGGCTGAACCGGGCCTCGGCCGAGGTCGAGTCGGCGCGCGGCGAACTGGACTCCGTCCTCGCCCGCGCCCGCCAACTCCAGGGCGAGCACGGCGATCTGGCCGTGCGGACCGCCGCCAACATCCGCGCCGCCTCCGAGAACGCCCCCGCCGAGCCCGGCTTTTTCGACCGTTTCATGAACCTTCTCGGTGAGGCGGTCGAGGCTGCCAGGCGGGGGATCGACGCGGTCTGGAACTGGATACAAGCCAACGCGGACCTGATCTACGACATAGGCGACTGGATCGGCATCGCCAGCGGTATCTGCGACATCCTCACCGTAATTCTCGCACCCACCGGGATCGGCGCCCTGGCCGCCGCTTCTATTGGTGCCGGCCTGAACATTCTTGCCCTGGGCCTGCACGGACTTGGTTATGCCGCTGGCGCCGAGGACCGCTCCTTGGTTGATATCGGGTTCGATGTGGTAGGTTTCGTTCCCTTTGGTGATCTCGCGCGTGTGGGCCGCTTCGCGTGGGAGTCGTTCAGTACGGCGACAATCCCCACGAACTTCCTGCGCGGCGCGGACGCTCTCAATGCCGCGGAGCGTGCTGCCGATATCGCGGCGCAGGTGGGCGGGAGTGCGCGAGCGATCGAGAACGAGGTGAAGCAGCGTTGGGAGATCGTCACCGACAACTTCTCCGACCGAGTCCGGGCTGCCGCCCTGAGGATGGGCGACCGCTTTGTCAACAACCCCCTGGGGGGCAGCGGGTTCGCTCTGGCGCCAATCGTCGAGCGAATCGATCCCGCACGGGTTCCCGGTATCGCGGGTGCTGTGCAGGAACGGGTCGGGACGATCTTTGGCCGTGATGTGTCCGTGAAGTTCATCGACCCTGGCCACTGGGTGTCTGACGCTGTCCGGGTCGGCGGCGGATTGGGCAAGATATACAACGGTTTCACCAGTGGGTTCGACGGTATCGCTGAGTCCTTCACCGACTCGATACAGGGGCAGATCGACCAGGTGGGTGAGATGGCGGACTGGATCGGTGACCGGTTCACCGGCGAAGAAGGGCGGTAG
- a CDS encoding ABC transporter ATP-binding protein, translating to MSDRLDTDQRLEERRPDDGPVAHLPADSGIGDPTASIEEFSNLPSGTTAAEDEWQAGKDPESVRRSRVLLADLVRPHGRRLLGTTVLMVAHNLLNLLGPLLIGLGIDRALPALTGRDDAGPLVLVAGAYAVCGLGGALARMWFVRASARIAQDMMVNLRGRVFQHAQRLSLDFHERYTSGRIISRGTSDVDTLRELAEEGLDGLVNVVLSSVLTLVLLLFLDLPLGLLVLTGLFPLVLATRWFQRSSRRAYRRTRSSMAELIVHYSETMNGIRAVQAFRREKRGEKVFAELTETYAAANVRGSKLLAAYIPMLKVVGAVTLAVVLAIGAVRVVDGGLALGVLTSFVLYVRRLYDPLDQLAMFINSYQSGAAALEKVADLLARRPSVVEPEVPQRLPERTSRGREVRFEQVSFSYRPGVPVLPRFDLVLPPGQTCAVVGATGAGKSTLAKLLARFYDPSEGRVLLDGVDLRRLDNQGLRRNVVMVTQESFLFAGSVAENIAVGRPDATREEVERVARAIGAHDFIAAMPDGYDTDVRKRGGRLSAGQRQLISFARALLADPAVLILDEATSSLDVPGERAVQQAMRTVLAGRTSVIIAHRLSTVEVADRVLVMEGGRIVEDGSPAELIAGTGRFSDLHRQWRDSLV from the coding sequence GTGAGCGATCGGCTCGACACCGACCAGCGGCTGGAGGAGCGGCGCCCGGACGACGGGCCGGTGGCCCACCTCCCCGCCGACTCCGGGATCGGCGACCCCACCGCCTCCATCGAGGAGTTCAGCAACCTCCCCAGCGGCACGACCGCCGCCGAGGACGAGTGGCAGGCCGGCAAGGACCCGGAGTCGGTGCGCCGCTCCCGGGTGCTGCTGGCGGACCTGGTCCGGCCGCACGGCCGCCGCCTGCTGGGCACCACCGTGCTGATGGTCGCCCACAACCTGCTGAACCTGCTGGGTCCGCTGCTCATCGGCCTCGGCATCGACCGGGCGCTGCCGGCGCTCACCGGTCGGGACGACGCCGGCCCGCTGGTGCTGGTGGCCGGCGCGTACGCGGTCTGCGGGCTTGGCGGCGCGCTCGCCCGCATGTGGTTCGTGCGGGCGTCGGCCCGGATCGCCCAGGACATGATGGTGAACCTGCGCGGCCGGGTGTTCCAGCACGCGCAGCGGCTCAGCCTGGACTTCCACGAGCGGTACACCTCGGGCCGGATCATCTCGCGCGGCACCAGTGACGTGGACACGCTGCGCGAGCTGGCCGAGGAGGGACTGGACGGCCTGGTCAACGTGGTGCTGTCCAGCGTGCTGACCCTGGTGCTGCTGCTCTTCCTGGACCTGCCGCTGGGGCTGCTGGTGCTCACCGGCCTGTTCCCGCTGGTCCTCGCGACCCGGTGGTTCCAGCGCAGTTCCCGCCGGGCGTACCGGCGCACCCGCTCGTCGATGGCCGAGCTGATCGTGCACTACTCGGAGACGATGAACGGCATCCGCGCGGTGCAGGCGTTCCGTCGGGAGAAGCGCGGCGAGAAGGTGTTCGCCGAGCTCACCGAGACGTACGCGGCGGCGAACGTGCGCGGGTCGAAGCTGCTGGCCGCGTACATCCCGATGCTGAAGGTGGTCGGCGCGGTGACGCTGGCGGTGGTGCTGGCGATCGGCGCGGTGCGGGTGGTGGACGGCGGGCTGGCGCTCGGCGTGCTCACCTCGTTCGTGCTGTACGTGCGGCGGCTGTACGACCCGCTGGACCAGTTGGCGATGTTCATCAACTCCTACCAGTCGGGGGCCGCGGCGCTGGAGAAGGTCGCCGACCTGCTGGCCCGCCGTCCGTCCGTGGTGGAGCCGGAGGTTCCGCAGCGGCTGCCGGAGCGCACCTCGCGCGGGCGTGAGGTGCGGTTCGAGCAGGTGTCGTTCTCCTACCGGCCGGGTGTCCCGGTGCTGCCGCGGTTCGACCTGGTGCTGCCGCCGGGGCAGACCTGCGCGGTGGTGGGTGCGACGGGCGCGGGGAAGTCCACGCTGGCCAAGCTGCTCGCCCGGTTCTACGACCCGTCCGAGGGGCGGGTGCTGCTGGACGGCGTGGACCTGCGGCGGCTGGACAACCAAGGGCTGCGGCGCAACGTGGTGATGGTGACGCAGGAGTCGTTCCTGTTCGCCGGCTCGGTGGCGGAGAACATCGCGGTGGGCCGGCCGGACGCCACGCGGGAGGAGGTGGAGCGGGTGGCCCGGGCGATCGGGGCGCACGACTTCATCGCGGCGATGCCGGACGGCTACGACACCGACGTGCGCAAGCGCGGCGGGCGGCTCTCCGCCGGCCAGCGGCAGCTGATCTCCTTCGCCCGGGCCCTGCTGGCCGATCCGGCGGTGCTGATCCTGGACGAGGCGACGTCGTCGCTGGACGTGCCGGGCGAGCGGGCGGTGCAGCAGGCGATGCGCACCGTGCTGGCCGGGCGCACCTCGGTGATCATCGCGCACCGGTTGTCGACGGTGGAGGTGGCCGACCGGGTGCTGGTGATGGAGGGGGGCCGGATCGTCGAGGACGGCAGTCCGGCGGAGCTGATCGCCGGCACGGGCCGGTTCTCGGACCTGCACCGGCAGTGGCGGGACTCGCTGGTCTGA
- a CDS encoding ABC transporter ATP-binding protein: MATEPASPTSPAPSSLRTLLRLRPYTRPAHAVLLVSITLTLIASMCALAMPLVLRSIIDGPVSSGDLDALWPPVLLVLGLGVAEVVLFWLRRHIVARPLADVEARMRVGLYRHLQRLQVAFHDRWQSGQLLSRATYDLNLIRMFLSFGVVFLVVNAVTAVVGLVALIVMEWRLGVLATVTLLPMVVFSSIFEHRYQVATRLSQDQNGDLATVLEESVLGIRVLKAFGRHRTMERRFGELAARLRATELHKARLLGRLWAGIILLPEAAITLSLAYGIVLVADGSLTAGTLVAFLATLQLLRWPIDSLGWLLALGNDAASAAGRYFEVCDTEVVITDGDGARGGTAGDGAGDGRRAGSAGRAAGSAGRTGSAGEPTGRLVFHDVRFRFADAPPDTPDLLRGVDLEVAPGETVALVGLTGSGKTALTALVPRLYEVTGGSVTLDGVDVRDLPLERLRTLVATAFEEPILFSASVRDNVLLGHPEGTDEDVRRALEIAQADFVDALPQGLDTRIGEQGLSLSGGQRQRLALARAVAARPRFLVLDDPLSALDVHTEAAVEQALRRVLATTTALIVAHRPSTVMLADRVAVLREGRVTETGTHEELLASSPFYRYLLSADEKDHAALDAAGRDGHPDGNPDERPNRPNQNGNGNRNRNRSEDEMEASR; the protein is encoded by the coding sequence ATGGCGACCGAACCCGCTTCCCCCACCTCGCCTGCCCCCTCCTCCCTGCGCACCCTGCTGCGTCTGCGCCCCTACACCCGCCCCGCCCACGCCGTCCTGCTGGTCTCCATCACGCTCACCCTGATCGCCAGCATGTGCGCGCTCGCCATGCCGCTGGTCCTCCGGAGCATCATCGACGGCCCCGTGAGCAGCGGCGACTTGGACGCCCTGTGGCCGCCCGTCCTGCTGGTGCTGGGCCTGGGCGTCGCCGAGGTGGTCCTCTTCTGGCTGCGCCGGCACATCGTCGCCCGGCCGCTGGCCGACGTCGAGGCGCGGATGCGGGTCGGCCTGTACCGGCACCTGCAGCGCCTCCAGGTGGCGTTCCACGACCGGTGGCAGTCCGGGCAGCTGCTCTCCCGCGCCACCTACGACCTCAACCTGATCCGGATGTTCCTCTCCTTCGGGGTCGTCTTCCTGGTGGTCAACGCCGTGACGGCGGTGGTCGGCCTGGTCGCGCTGATCGTGATGGAGTGGCGCCTCGGCGTGCTCGCCACCGTCACCCTGCTGCCCATGGTGGTGTTCTCCTCGATCTTCGAGCACCGCTACCAGGTCGCCACCCGGCTCTCCCAGGACCAGAACGGCGATCTGGCCACCGTGCTGGAGGAGTCGGTGCTGGGCATCCGGGTGCTCAAGGCGTTCGGCCGGCACCGGACCATGGAGCGCCGCTTCGGGGAACTGGCCGCCCGGCTGCGCGCCACCGAGCTGCACAAGGCGCGGCTGCTGGGGCGGCTCTGGGCGGGCATCATCCTGCTGCCGGAGGCCGCGATCACGCTCTCCCTCGCCTACGGCATCGTGCTGGTGGCGGACGGTTCGCTGACCGCCGGCACCCTGGTCGCCTTCCTGGCCACCCTGCAGCTGCTGCGCTGGCCGATCGACTCGCTGGGCTGGCTGCTGGCGCTGGGCAACGACGCCGCCTCGGCGGCCGGCCGCTACTTCGAGGTGTGCGACACCGAGGTGGTCATCACGGACGGTGACGGCGCCCGCGGCGGAACCGCCGGCGACGGTGCCGGCGACGGCCGCAGGGCGGGAAGCGCCGGCCGCGCGGCGGGAAGCGCCGGCCGCACGGGAAGCGCCGGCGAGCCGACCGGCCGGCTGGTCTTCCACGACGTCCGCTTCCGCTTCGCCGACGCCCCGCCGGACACCCCGGACCTGCTGCGCGGCGTCGACCTGGAGGTCGCCCCGGGCGAAACGGTCGCCCTGGTGGGTCTCACCGGCTCCGGGAAGACGGCGCTGACCGCCCTGGTGCCCCGGCTCTACGAGGTCACCGGCGGCTCGGTGACGCTGGACGGCGTCGACGTGCGCGACCTGCCGCTGGAGCGGCTGCGCACGCTGGTCGCGACCGCGTTCGAGGAACCGATCCTGTTCTCCGCCTCGGTCCGCGACAACGTGCTGCTGGGTCACCCGGAGGGGACCGACGAGGACGTGCGCCGCGCCCTGGAGATCGCGCAGGCCGACTTCGTGGACGCCCTGCCGCAGGGCCTGGACACCCGCATCGGCGAGCAGGGCCTGAGCCTGTCCGGCGGGCAGCGCCAGCGGCTCGCGCTGGCCCGGGCGGTCGCGGCGCGGCCGCGTTTCCTGGTGCTGGACGACCCGCTGTCCGCGCTGGACGTGCACACCGAGGCGGCGGTGGAGCAGGCCCTGCGCCGGGTGCTGGCGACCACCACGGCGCTGATCGTGGCGCACCGGCCCAGCACGGTGATGCTCGCCGACCGGGTGGCCGTGCTGCGGGAGGGGCGGGTGACCGAGACCGGGACCCACGAGGAGCTGCTGGCCTCCTCGCCGTTCTACCGCTACCTGCTCTCGGCGGACGAGAAGGACCACGCGGCGCTCGACGCGGCCGGCCGGGACGGGCACCCGGACGGGAATCCGGACGAGCGCCCGAACCGCCCGAACCAGAACGGGAACGGGAACCGGAACCGGAACCGGAGCGAGGACGAAATGGAGGCGTCCCGGTGA
- the glgX gene encoding glycogen debranching protein GlgX, with protein sequence MTSWHSTDERPAPAREHTGVATATPARPNSPTGPAARATTAVPATPAVPATPAAPATAAAPGRLAHPGATGTPSDAATAAPAAEPSASPSGPATWAVPPGSADPLGARPGTGPDGTPGTNFAVRAADGIDLVELCLFDDDDAEIRCPLWPGPDHVWHGFVPGVGPGTRYGYRVHGPWDPWTGRRHNPAKLLLDPYARAVDGEFLDHPASYGHVRDWPEPWAADTVRDDRDSAPHVPKGVVVADRDPAAPDGDLGPRPGTPWPDTVLYELHVRGFTARHPGIPAELRGTYAGLAHPAAVEHLRRLGVTAVELLPVHHHVSEPHLLARGLTNAWGYNTLAYFAPHAGYAAADSRGGQVEEFRHMVRTLHRAGIEVILDVVYNHTAEGGELGPTLSLRGLDNAGHYRLRADDPRRHEDVTGCGNTLDAERPQVVRLVCDSLRHWVTEMGVDGFRFDLATVLARTRQGVDMYAPLLTAIGQDPVLSRVKLIAEPWDIGPDGYRVGGFPAPWAEWNDRYRDAVRDFWRGAAPDVRELGYRLTGSSDLYQHSGRRPWASVNYVTSHDGFTLRDLVSYARKHNEPNGEQGRDGSDDNRSWNCGVEGETTDPAVLAERFRALRALLATLLLSTGVPMLTAGDELGRTQRGNNNAYCQDNPTSWLDWSPVTGDATAPEPAPASAWEDLTDPADRRALLALTTRLLALRRAHPVLRRPDFLTGRPGPDGRRDIVWFTADGRPMEDADWYASATTLACHLDGGLSGHTDAWGRPLAGDGLLLVLHAGAEPLRFVLPGPEWAARYRTLLDTSRPEGAADPARDTGPAHPAGSVIDVPGRCVLVLRAEPAAAAED encoded by the coding sequence ATGACCTCGTGGCACAGCACCGATGAGCGGCCGGCACCGGCACGCGAACACACCGGCGTCGCCACGGCCACCCCAGCCCGCCCGAACAGCCCAACCGGTCCAGCCGCCCGAGCGACCACAGCCGTCCCGGCCACCCCAGCCGTCCCGGCCACCCCAGCCGCCCCGGCCACCGCAGCCGCCCCAGGACGCCTGGCCCACCCGGGCGCCACCGGCACCCCGAGTGACGCCGCCACAGCCGCCCCGGCCGCGGAGCCCTCCGCCTCCCCGTCCGGCCCGGCCACCTGGGCGGTGCCGCCCGGCTCCGCCGACCCCCTCGGCGCCCGCCCCGGCACCGGCCCCGACGGCACCCCGGGCACCAACTTCGCCGTGCGCGCCGCCGACGGCATCGACCTCGTCGAACTCTGCCTCTTCGACGACGACGACGCCGAGATCCGCTGCCCGCTGTGGCCCGGCCCCGACCACGTCTGGCACGGCTTCGTGCCCGGCGTCGGCCCCGGCACCCGCTACGGCTACCGGGTCCACGGCCCGTGGGACCCGTGGACCGGCCGCCGCCACAACCCCGCCAAGCTGCTCCTGGACCCCTACGCGCGGGCCGTCGACGGCGAGTTCCTCGACCACCCGGCCAGCTACGGGCACGTCCGGGACTGGCCCGAGCCCTGGGCCGCCGACACCGTGCGCGACGACCGCGACTCCGCCCCGCACGTCCCCAAGGGCGTCGTCGTCGCCGACCGCGACCCGGCCGCGCCCGACGGCGACCTCGGCCCCCGCCCCGGCACCCCCTGGCCGGACACCGTGCTGTACGAACTGCACGTCAGGGGGTTCACCGCGCGCCACCCCGGCATCCCCGCCGAGCTGCGCGGCACCTACGCCGGCCTCGCCCACCCGGCCGCCGTCGAGCACCTGCGGCGGCTCGGCGTCACCGCGGTCGAACTGCTCCCCGTCCACCACCACGTCAGCGAACCCCACCTGCTCGCCCGCGGCCTCACCAACGCCTGGGGCTACAACACCCTCGCCTACTTCGCCCCGCACGCCGGATACGCGGCGGCCGACAGCCGCGGCGGCCAGGTCGAGGAGTTCCGCCACATGGTGCGCACCCTGCACCGGGCCGGGATCGAGGTCATCCTCGACGTGGTCTACAACCACACCGCCGAGGGCGGCGAACTCGGACCGACGCTCTCGCTGCGCGGCCTGGACAACGCCGGCCACTACCGGCTGCGCGCCGACGACCCGCGCCGCCACGAGGACGTCACCGGCTGCGGCAACACCCTGGACGCCGAGCGGCCGCAGGTCGTCCGCCTGGTCTGCGACTCGCTGCGCCACTGGGTGACCGAGATGGGCGTGGACGGCTTCCGCTTCGACCTGGCCACCGTGCTGGCCCGCACCCGGCAGGGCGTCGACATGTACGCCCCGCTGCTCACCGCCATCGGCCAGGACCCGGTGCTCTCCCGGGTCAAGCTGATCGCGGAGCCGTGGGACATCGGCCCGGACGGCTACCGGGTGGGCGGCTTCCCCGCGCCCTGGGCCGAGTGGAACGACCGCTACCGCGACGCCGTGCGGGACTTCTGGCGCGGCGCCGCCCCGGACGTGCGGGAACTCGGCTACCGGCTCACCGGCTCCTCCGACCTCTACCAGCACTCCGGCCGCCGCCCCTGGGCCTCCGTCAACTACGTCACCTCCCACGACGGTTTCACCCTGCGCGACCTGGTCTCCTACGCGCGCAAACACAACGAGCCCAACGGCGAGCAGGGGCGGGACGGCAGCGACGACAACCGCTCCTGGAACTGCGGCGTGGAGGGGGAGACCACCGACCCCGCCGTGCTCGCCGAACGCTTCCGCGCCCTCCGCGCGCTGCTGGCGACGCTGCTGCTCTCCACCGGCGTGCCCATGCTCACCGCCGGGGACGAACTCGGCCGGACCCAGCGCGGCAACAACAACGCCTACTGCCAGGACAACCCCACCAGCTGGCTGGACTGGTCACCGGTCACCGGCGACGCAACCGCCCCGGAGCCAGCCCCCGCCTCCGCCTGGGAGGACCTCACCGATCCGGCCGACCGCCGGGCGCTGCTCGCACTGACCACCCGCCTGCTGGCGCTCCGCCGCGCGCACCCGGTGCTGCGCCGGCCGGACTTCCTCACCGGCCGGCCCGGGCCTGACGGCCGCCGCGACATCGTCTGGTTCACCGCCGACGGGCGGCCCATGGAGGACGCCGACTGGTACGCCTCGGCCACCACGCTCGCCTGTCACCTGGACGGCGGGCTCAGCGGGCACACCGACGCGTGGGGGCGACCGCTCGCCGGGGACGGCCTGCTGCTCGTGCTGCACGCGGGCGCGGAACCGCTGCGGTTCGTGTTGCCCGGGCCCGAGTGGGCCGCCCGCTACCGGACGCTGCTGGACACCTCCCGGCCGGAGGGGGCGGCCGACCCCGCGCGGGATACGGGCCCGGCGCACCCGGCCGGCAGCGTCATCGACGTCCCGGGGCGCTGCGTGCTGGTGCTGCGCGCCGAACCGGCCGCCGCGGCGGAGGACTGA
- a CDS encoding L,D-transpeptidase, with protein sequence MITACSGGGASSGGAGGSGGGSGAPDDGSAEATVSTAVLAITPEDGSDNVATDELKVSVRDGELTSVEVTDAEGNEVEGELSEDGATWQPVNRLANGTEYHVTATAEDAAGLEAAQTATFTTVTAADTFIGFFTPEDGSTVGVGMPVSINFNREITNQADVEQHITVTAEPEVEIAPHWFSSTRLDFRPEEYWEPGTKVTLSLRLSGVEGAEGIYGTQSKDVSFTIGRSQISTVDAEAHTMVVERDGEVLREIPISAGSPETPTYNGIMVISEKHEVTRMNGDTVGFGGEYDIPDVPYAMRLSTSGTFVHGNYWSSSDTFGSANVSHGCVGLEARQGGGGNTPAQWFYEESLLGDVLIVKNSDDVTIAPDNGLNGWNMPWDEWVAGSAL encoded by the coding sequence ATGATCACCGCCTGTAGTGGCGGCGGCGCTTCGTCGGGTGGTGCCGGTGGTTCCGGCGGCGGTTCGGGGGCCCCGGACGACGGTTCCGCCGAGGCCACCGTCTCCACGGCCGTGCTGGCCATCACGCCCGAGGACGGCTCCGACAACGTCGCCACCGACGAGCTCAAGGTCAGCGTCCGTGACGGCGAGCTCACCTCGGTGGAGGTCACCGACGCCGAGGGCAACGAGGTCGAGGGCGAGCTGAGCGAGGACGGCGCCACCTGGCAGCCGGTCAACCGCCTGGCCAACGGCACGGAGTACCACGTCACCGCCACCGCGGAGGACGCCGCCGGCCTGGAGGCCGCGCAGACCGCGACCTTCACCACGGTCACCGCGGCGGACACCTTCATCGGCTTCTTCACCCCCGAGGACGGCAGCACGGTCGGCGTCGGCATGCCGGTGTCGATCAACTTCAACCGCGAGATCACCAACCAGGCGGACGTCGAGCAGCACATCACCGTCACCGCCGAGCCCGAGGTGGAGATCGCGCCGCACTGGTTCAGCAGCACCCGTCTGGACTTCCGTCCGGAGGAGTACTGGGAGCCGGGCACCAAGGTCACGCTCAGCCTGCGGCTGAGCGGCGTCGAGGGTGCCGAGGGCATCTACGGCACGCAGAGCAAGGACGTCTCCTTCACCATCGGCCGCTCGCAGATCAGCACGGTGGACGCCGAGGCGCACACCATGGTCGTGGAGCGGGACGGCGAGGTGCTGCGGGAGATCCCGATCTCGGCCGGCTCCCCGGAGACCCCGACCTACAACGGCATCATGGTGATCTCGGAGAAGCACGAGGTCACCCGGATGAACGGGGACACCGTCGGCTTCGGCGGCGAGTACGACATCCCGGACGTGCCGTACGCGATGCGCCTGTCCACCTCCGGCACCTTCGTGCACGGCAACTACTGGAGCAGCTCGGACACCTTCGGATCGGCCAACGTCAGCCACGGCTGCGTCGGCCTGGAGGCCCGGCAGGGCGGCGGGGGCAACACCCCGGCGCAGTGGTTCTACGAGGAGTCCCTCCTCGGCGACGTACTGATCGTCAAGAACAGCGACGACGTCACCATCGCCCCGGACAACGGCCTCAACGGCTGGAACATGCCGTGGGACGAGTGGGTGGCCGGCTCGGCCCTGTAG
- a CDS encoding ATP-binding protein yields the protein MAPGGHPARSLPDAGSPEPPPRERLRRDGPPSIQVGAATAVPPAPSTARAARQRLEEPPAALAVPPGTGPFSYDALEELRLSSTDQPAATARRVVRAVLALWDLEALNDTATRLVTELVVNSVRHTGGGSVGLRLERRPGRVRVEVRDPSKALPCLIDAGPEPQAVRGLRMVDQLAYRWGADLLPRGKAVWFELRLPARRTR from the coding sequence ATGGCACCCGGTGGACACCCCGCACGGTCGTTGCCCGACGCCGGATCACCGGAACCCCCGCCCCGAGAACGTCTCCGTCGGGATGGTCCTCCGTCGATCCAGGTCGGCGCCGCGACGGCCGTCCCCCCAGCACCGTCGACGGCGCGCGCCGCCAGGCAGCGGCTGGAGGAACCGCCCGCGGCGCTGGCCGTCCCGCCCGGCACCGGCCCCTTCTCCTATGACGCGCTGGAGGAGCTGCGGCTGTCCTCGACCGACCAGCCGGCCGCCACCGCGCGCCGGGTGGTCCGGGCCGTGCTGGCCCTGTGGGACCTGGAGGCGTTGAACGACACCGCGACGCGGCTGGTCACCGAGCTGGTGGTGAACTCCGTCCGGCACACCGGGGGCGGCAGCGTGGGGCTGCGGCTGGAGCGCCGGCCCGGCCGGGTGCGGGTGGAGGTCCGTGACCCGTCGAAGGCGCTGCCGTGCCTGATCGACGCCGGTCCGGAACCGCAGGCCGTGCGCGGGCTGCGGATGGTGGACCAACTGGCCTACCGCTGGGGAGCGGACCTGCTGCCCCGGGGGAAGGCGGTCTGGTTCGAGCTGCGCCTTCCCGCGCGCCGGACGCGCTGA
- a CDS encoding lytic polysaccharide monooxygenase auxiliary activity family 9 protein, which produces MRVRISTVLVGLAALGLPLAFAGTAQGHGYTNSPPSRAALCNQGVVTGCGEIQWEPQSVEGPKGFPAAGPADGRICAGGNTRFAQLDDPRGGGWPTTPLTSGQTFDFTWRISAAHATTSFRYYITRNGWDPTQPLTRAALEPAPFLHVPYNGARPGTTVTHRGTVPAGKTGRHLILAVWDIADTGNAFYSCSDVRF; this is translated from the coding sequence ATGCGCGTTCGGATCAGCACCGTCTTAGTCGGCCTGGCCGCCCTGGGGCTCCCGCTCGCCTTCGCCGGCACCGCCCAGGGCCACGGCTACACCAACAGCCCGCCCAGCCGCGCCGCCCTGTGCAACCAGGGCGTCGTCACCGGCTGCGGCGAGATCCAGTGGGAGCCGCAGAGCGTCGAGGGCCCGAAGGGCTTCCCCGCCGCCGGCCCCGCCGACGGCCGGATCTGCGCCGGCGGCAACACCCGCTTCGCGCAGCTCGACGACCCGCGCGGAGGCGGCTGGCCCACCACCCCGCTCACCTCCGGGCAGACCTTCGACTTCACCTGGCGGATCAGCGCGGCCCACGCCACCACCTCGTTCCGGTACTACATCACCAGGAACGGCTGGGACCCCACCCAGCCGCTCACCCGCGCCGCGCTGGAGCCCGCGCCGTTCCTGCACGTGCCCTACAACGGCGCCAGGCCCGGAACGACGGTCACCCACCGCGGCACGGTCCCGGCCGGCAAGACCGGACGGCACCTGATCCTCGCCGTGTGGGACATCGCCGACACCGGCAACGCCTTCTACTCCTGCTCGGACGTCAGGTTCTGA